The following DNA comes from Capsicum annuum cultivar UCD-10X-F1 chromosome 7, UCD10Xv1.1, whole genome shotgun sequence.
GAGTGGTGTTGTATACGCAAAAAGTGAAGCTTCACCTGACCTCAATACAACACAATCTATACAAGATTTGGTGATACAATCACCCAATTGAAGAGGGAATTAATATTGAACTGATGTCACATACATTATCCATATATCTTGGAAGAATTaaatttgattaataaaaatattacattatatataagATGCATGCATCAAGAGTTCTACTCTTTGGCAATAATATTATCTAGCAGCATGTACGTATaccttatttatttaaaattgcAATGGAATTATGAAACTCTGTGCAACAAATTTAGCTGGAATATTGCTATCTGACGAATGGAAATGATgtaatattaatttatatatcaCTAATATCTGTATAACTCTAACCAATAACCAAACGACTCTTAATTGATTGATTGTAGTAGAGTTTAGAGTATTTTATTTATGTGTAGTATTGTCTATAATGGTTAGAATCTGtgttaaactaaattaaagagaCTTCTAGTTGTAACACGTAGTATAGTACTTagagaataagaagaaaagtGAATTGGATAAAAAAGTGAATTGGATAATAAGTACTCTTTATCAATATCAATCAAAAGTTTTAAGTTCGGGTTTTTGGAATGGATTTTTGTTTAGTAGGGAGCATTTCATCTTCCCAAATGGGATTTTcccatataaatttaaattaattgaatcCCAACATAGATACTTGAcacaaaatgaaaagaaagtgCAAATACCATCCCTAAATGCAATAATATACTTGAAAATAAGTGTGTATGTAAATGGAGTAAGAAATTACATTTTGTACGATTCTTCATTACCAAAGGTTGGTGGAGTTGTaacttgtcattattttttttttcctgtgAAGTTTTAAGCAGATCCTCCATTCTTAATTagaaatttcaattttttctaaGCTTTTGGTAGCACAACTCTGACAACGACAAGTTTTCTGCCCCTTTGAGGAGAAAGCGACAAAAGTTCTTTTGAGATTTCAACAGAAGATCATGATGAGATAAGTCGTCTATCAATATGATTGGTGTTGTATATAACTGAGGCATCCTTACAGGCCGGTAGCCTTGAACCTCGTTCCTAGATGACCTGATCAATTTGATCAGGCACACTCGCCGTTTATTTTGATTGTTCAAATTTTTTATAACACATAAGTTCACGTTCAAATTTTTTATAACACATAAGTTCACGGCGAAACAAATCGTTTATCATTATACGATAATAGGGTGTCAACTTTGCTGGTAGATTTTTCATAGATGATTGATTAGCAATCCACTcattacaaaagaaagagtacAATCAAAGCAAGCTaattaataaaaagaaactaTTTTTCACACCCAAAGCAAGCCCCAATACAGTAAAATTAAACACATAAACCCTAAATTCGCCATTGAAATTGGCAACAACCTTATTAGTGCCTTCAGAAACAACATGCTTTGACAAAATAATTGAAAACCAAATTAAGAAGAACTATATTAAAAGAAAGAAACTTGGAGATTCAATGAAAAATATTCATGCAACTACTAAAAGATAATTAAGCCTTTACATTCTTGCTAGTATCATGTTTGTCTATGACTCTATTCATGCAACTACTGAAAGATAATTAAGCCTTTACATTCATGCTAGTAATCACGTTAGTTAgtctagaaaaaaaaaacttaagttTATCCAATAATTTCGAGCAACTCATCATAGTCAATACAACAATTCTCATCATTAATATCCTCAACTCCTAATAGTAGATGATCAATTCCATTAAAGTCCTCAACTCCACCACCGTAATCTTCATGCAATGTGATTGTCCTCATCACTTCATAATTAACCGCAAATTGATTGTCATCATCGTTGGTAATTAATTGATGATTATCAGGAATACTTTCTAATACATAATCAATAAATTCATCATCAACTTCTTCCcccttattctttttcttctctttgattttgcaaatGACGAATGTATAGTTCTTGCTGCTTTTCCTAAAGTACTCATCTGGCAAAAAATATTCTTTCATCAGCCACTTGtcattattttcatctttttccgTTATCACTTTTATACTTCAAACTTCTCTTATATCCAATTGTAGTATTCTTCTTTAATCCATTATCTTCAATTGGATTACCACTATTTTGGCCCTTCCAAGTCCCTTTTCCAactgttcttgagaattttttggTTGAATTCTTGAATCTCTTCAACTGCGAAAGAAAGTAATGTGTTTGCTCCTCCGAACCTGCCATAATCTCCCATGGCTCCAAATCTTCAAATAGGTCCGCTACTTTAATAAAATCCCTAGGTGGCAACATTCCATGGAGCACGACATTCTTCAAATAGTTGATCAACTCTTCATCGGTAGGGTGGAATCGAAAACCTAATGATAACATTATATTCTCAGGAACGTATAATTTTGGTTGTGGTTAATTTGTGAAGGAAGCAGTAGTTTTCTGGTTAGAGGGAGTGGTATGGTTTAGTTAGTTATATATAGTAGTAAGGAAGTGTAGGTTTTTTTGGCTATATTGTTTTGGTTAGGTAACGTGAGGGAATAGTTTTGTTTCGTTAGTTAGATATAGTAGTAGGCAAGTGTAGGTTTTGGTTTCTTGGGGGAAAAGGTTCTAGGTTAAGTTATTTTACTCTAATATTTTTTGCTTTTataaatttctcttcttttttgaaaaataaaaataaagcttATTCTAAAATGTGacactatttttataattttcaaatactcttaaaatgacataaaaattacAATGTCTAATTTAGACCTAAAAGAATGTAAAGTATTTTtaacactaaaatatatatatatatatatatatatatatattccaacaACAACATGTATGTATACGCCTTAAAAAGGTGTGAAACAAATTAAGTTGGGATAATTTCATTTGACGAATGACTGACATTATACTATTATATCATACCACTAAACTTATCATAACTGCTTAAAattttaatacttttaaataattacataaattccTAATTTTACTTAAAAGCTCGAATACATCACAGATGtgatgtattcatataaaattgaGTGATGTATACGGAAGAATGTGATGTATAGGTGTAAAATTATGTGATGAATCCAGAAAAATGTGATATATCCGGAATAATGTAACTCaaccataaataaaatatgaagataaGAATATTTTAAACTGGTCgagattgaaaaaagaaaaacagcTCGTTGAGGGTGATGACTATTGCAATGTATAAATATGATACGGGCACGATCATTAAGAAGGGCgtatgtgagcattcatggaatTAAGCCTAGGAAGTGTAcaagttgaagtgtgaagagggcTTTGGACACAACAAAGCCGCCCCAACATACACTCCAAGGTCGCCTCTTTTgctcccttcattaagggctttttggACCTTTCATTCTatgttgtaataagtctataaatagactagcattaggtctttatttctttagttgttgaatgatattaTAAGACACATATTGGAACACCTTTCTTCTCTCTATAGAGAGTGTAACatcttagtttagggcttggaataaCCACCAAAATTGAAATGAGgatgatactagtgtggaatcactggTGTTGCAAAATTTGGTTCGAAATCGTGGTGATTGAGTGGTTCACGCCTATTGTGTCATTGTAAGTGTAAAACCCCACAAAGTTtcctcgtagtttgagccttagagcgaatcaagtgaagtataatttcgttcctaaaagattgagaagtgagtTCCCGAATGATTAGTGATTGATTAtggttgaattttcctaaaattgaCTTTCTATAGTgtggaaaattgagttagctttccagcgataccaatttcgtccaaatccggcgTTGGGGTGAGAAGTTCTGGCCGTTTTACTGTGAGttgtcagaaccgcccaggtgcgacggacgatccgacggaccattGAGCCTGCTATGGACCTTCGCTCggaccatcacaaccaaggcagaAACTCCCTTTTCTAGTTcaagtgcgacggccaggacAACAGACCATTAAAGCTGCGGCGGACCGTTACTGGGACCATAGCGCTCAGGCAgtatggcctcatcctggccaacgtgcgacGAACGACCTGACGGACCATCGGGTATGTGATGGACCATTGCTGAGACCGTCGCATCGAGGCAGTGTGTTCATTTTCTAGCCAACGTGCGACGAACGATCCAACGGACTGTCAGACTTGCGACGGATCGTCACTTCGACCATTTCggcccccgttcagtatttttaactcatttttaaaagggtttttcggtcttttccactcttttaagcCCTCAGATATATTCTAGACAAGGAAGCTGCCTTCTTTACTCATCTAAAACATAAGAGAACTAGGGTTTTCCTCTCTAGATCAAATcaaaaacccttctccaagaaatctaagaactcaccatagattctacaaactGATTTGAGATTGAGTTCCCAAAATTCAAGAGTTACAAAGACCCTCTATCAAGAGtgagaagaagagtttagagaaagcttgttcatccaatttcataatcgaaggtatgtgggggttttaaCAAGgataaccctttcacccttgtgcctaaaGACTTATTTAAATCGTGATTTTTCTgaaatctatgagattttacatgaatttgagttagggtttttcaccattattattgattgcaatattttgatgttcccatgaattgagagtcaaatagcatgatttctatatgttttcttgagaaattgtagctgggtctataccccatgattttaatccttgagaaactaataattgcaatgtttgagatattgaagtatatgagtacattgagattttgaaaaaaattgttgtaacttccagatttctacatgagttatgaatctatatgctatctattatgcattttgatgagttttaacttgagattgaattatgggttactaAGTCCTACTCCAGACTTGTGATTTTATGAACTCgtgtgctataagaacccatgatttgagtattttgagattattgagaaatgatttggcctaatggtcatagaggtTTGAAATCCTTTTCAATACATAAGATtgcagatttgattattgggttcttggtgaaccatgagattattctaaaagtggatttttatgagatgagcgagataatctaaagggagtagtatttagcaccgagtgggtaagttactacgatttcttaccccagaactacgcgCCACCATAGgctgggcctgaggccgagttgaTTATTGGGACTAAGGCcgagatattgggcccgaggctgagataagtgatcactaaattaaggttatactctctggcaaagagtatgacactcCTCCCCAATGCGAGGtatctttcttaggaggacaaaacgttggactccatgcagctcgcatcgtttatgtcggttaagagaacctcccttggtATAAGTATTTTCCATAAACCCTTGATATGAGTTGTTTCCCTAAAAGCTAGAGTATTTTCCCTtgaaatagaatgatttcctaaagcttgaaatgagatattttcctaaagtgaatgaaattccttcaagtatgtttcaaagttatgtgattccgaattccaagtatttgagttcaaaagatttATAAGTTCCTAagtattaaagaagttttactctccatgagatatatgaatgagttgaaattatTTATCAAAGTTTCTTTCAGCCTACGAGtaatgaaataagagaagagtacagattttaaagctaaagtataataactcacgagatttgtgcTACATGCTTCgtcatacatgatttatgagtttttgatacaatgctaagtgtgtatcaagatattccaaccaacacaagaacaacaagatgaacaacaaagtgctagtgaatcaaaaatggccacacacggcttcactagtcttACAACatttgtttgaactagaaaagtgagtttaacaacaagaacaacaaagataatattgctagtgaatcgaaagagcccacagggcttcactagacttttatattcaacaacacaatgttaacaagatttacaaagaaagagatagaaacttgacacacaatattcattaatctaagaaccctaacaagataaaagaccctaagactaataaatatcaataccaagttcttacttggaccaagaggaactcaaagaacctcaagaacctagtttctagccaacatacaacactagtatcactctattagtgagaatttggttttggcctctccaaatgatgagaaagagaagtcaaaaatttacaagtctttgtttcttgaataataggaatgaactaaagcaagactagtcctattacatggcttatatagtcacttagaaaggagggacaaagaccaaattacccttggcatttaagtgggtgggtttggggtgtcttggtgggcctctttacattttattaaatataggcccttagatagGCTCACAAGGGCGTCACatatggccaagaatgtgaacaaagCTTGGAGTCATTGCAACTCACATGCTTgtcttcgtgtgaaaggtctcgagctaggaattcccatAAAGGTTTtatattttgacttattcaagccatgtgagtcattcctgcATGCATGAATTGATTAAAgtgtattgatattgtttttttttttgtaaacgcatacacccttatatactcagtacattctcaagtgctggtccacatatacgtctatgtgctacattatcttataatgtatgttcaggtgctcagtcccagcctcgttagTGATTTTCAAGTACCTTGCCTAggtttctacagtggtgagtcctcatggtttgaggaccgatCTTCAAACATTtcagtatttgagagactatgttattactttcagttcatttcgagtgagttggggacctgtcctaacgGCTTTCTAgatcatggattagtagaggctttgtcagactagttgtcGGATTGTTGCTATGTTAAGATTTTCAAAATTATGGTAATTTGGACCGAGTATATTTTTttcgtatttcctatcatttgatatgccAATACCCGTGTTGgttttatttaattcttgaaatGAGTATTATAAGTataaacaggctcaaagggttagcttggggctacttgtagcattaagcaccgtgtgacgtctcggaagGTGATTTCGGGTCATTACAGTAAGAGTATAGGTGTTTCTTTTTACATTTATTAAGGATCTTAGTGTTTgaaatacacttaggttcttagttcttgtaagagttgatgtctcactatctatctttacttcttgtaattgtttgttgttgttattagtgAAACCGTTGGTtctttttatctttgttgttactCCTCATGTTCATATCGTGTAGTTTATGCCTTGGTGTGATTTTTCCTTGTTATTGTTGAGTTGGTGGCTGATTTTTTACCAAAAGGAGGTCCTACGGGTTGTGTCTCCTCTTTGGGTATTAtgtttcttcttgttcttgtgttTTGTATCTTGTTTCCGTGTTATGGGTTGATTCCGCTATTATTTTGTATCATAGCTTGTAGTTGATTTGGTTCCAGCAAAATCAATCTTGGTctagctcacttgaaaaaaattaaaaaaagagtagaagttgttcttgtgttcttagccaaaatttatgtttttgttgttgtcttggccaagacttgtgttttgAGTCCAGATCTACGAGTATTCCATGCGTCTTGAGTGTCTTTAGTGTTGATTTCTTCTTTCCTAACACTAATAGAGTCAAGATCCAAGTTGAACTCCTTCTTGTGTTGTGTTTGTGCGGATTCGAAGGGTTGGTCGTGTATTGGcttcttgttgttgtgaattcGAGATTTGGAGGTGTGTTGTTGGTTTGAATCTGAGTTTTGGAGGTGTTGATTGgctttgttgttgtggatttgtgTTTGAAAGATGTTTATTGTTGTTGGGAGGTTCAAATTGAACCTTGGTCTTCAAattttattgaaggttcttggtgttcttaGCCAATCTTCATGTCTTGTGACAAGAAGAACCTTCAATAAGTAGTGTTTGATCTTAAGACCAAGTGGAAGAGTTTAGTATTTCTTGTTTGTCTTGAAACAATTTCCAAAACTATACCAAAGTAGTAAAGGACAAAAGACCTTTCAAAAAGACTAGCTACCAAAAAGGAGTAAGGGGGCTTTTCAAGACtagacaaaagaggaaagagccaaccacccttcaaaaaggtgtttttCCCAAAAGGTGCAAAGAAAGTCAACCTAATTTGAATGTGAAAAAGACTCCAAAGTTGTGTCTCCCCCTTCAATACCGAAATTACTTTTTCACAAATTAAATATTGGACAAAATTCCAAGTTggaaaaacaataatttttaagATCCGCAACCAACCTAAGGCTGCCACATCACTATCAAGGACTGCCACGCCACCTTtttttgtacaactaacttgtttgttcttTGTAGGCAACTTCTTAGATACAGTGGATAACAATTCTCTTAGTGCTATCTTGGCCGGGATTGAAACTCTTTCCCATGAAATGGCTAAAATGAATGCTGGTTTTGATAGATTAAACTCGAATATGGCATCAATGAAGGGTGATATGTCAACGATAAGTGAGAGGTTGGATCGtatggagagtcaaaggaactctcgttcTTCTACTCTCGAAACTTTACATCCAacaatcaatcctccaagacTACCACAAAATGCCATAATCCAAGTTCCCAATTACCCTCAAAACCACAGCCTAAGTAGGCCACCTCTCTCGCAaattgatcaagtccaacaagaaggacttggaagccaaaaGCCTCCACTATAACCGAACTCTTCCTTCCAAGCTCTAAAACTGAActctcccatccaagctccacaactaAAGCTCCACTTCACCAAATAAATCCTCTCAACCAAGCTCCACTTCCCCAAAGTCGAGATATCCATGTAGAGGTATATGTTAGAAAGGGACGTGAAGAATATGGAGTATTTGAAGATGTTTATATGATGGAAGACGAATTGAGAGGAAGATGTAGGGATCAACAAGGAACCCGCCACCAAGTAAAGATATGGGAATTGAGGCGGATGAGATTGAGCGCAAATCTCGAGATAGAGAGGAAGCCGAGGAGTAAAATGAATATGGTGGATAAGATGTTTGGTCGTATGGTGATGCATGTGACGTTCCTAATTGAAAGAGAAGATGTCATGAATTTGAGGTCAGATTCCTCTCatgatggagaggatgatactgGCACGATCATAAAGATGGGCGTACGCGAGCATGCATGGAATCAAGATGAGGGAGTGTACAAGTTGAAGTGTAAAGAGGGATTTGGACACAACAAAGCGGCCCCTACATACACTCCAAGGGCACCTCTTTTgctcccttcattaagggctttttTGACCTTTCACTCTATGTCGTAacaagtctataaatagactagtattgggtctttatttctttagttgttgaatgatattgtAAGACACATTTTAGAACACCTTTCTTCTCACTATGGAGAGTGTAACatcttagtttagggcttggaatagccaccaaAACTAAAATGAGGGTGATACTAgagtggaatcactagtgttgcaaaaCTTAGTTCGAAACCCTGGTGCTTGAGTGGTTCacgccctcttgtgtcattgtaagagtgtaGGTGTTGCTTTTTATATCTATTAAGGGTCTTAGTATTTGAAATAcgcttaggttcttagttcttgtaagagttgatgtctcactacctatctttacATCTTATAagagtttgttgttgttattagtgAAACCATTGGTTCTTGTTATCTTTGTTGTTACTCCTCTTTTTCATCTTGGGTAGTTTTTGCCTTGGTGCAATTTCTccttgttattattgagttgGTGGCTGGTTTGTTACCAAAAGGAGGTCCTACGAGTTGTGTCTCCTCTTTGGGTGTTGTgttctcttcttgttcttgtaTTTTGTATCTTGTTTCCGTGTTGTGGGTTGATTCCGctatcaaaatattatattacAATGTAAATACAATTTTGATGCATTTACTTAAGAAGTCCAAAAGATATAATAGTGTgtcaaatatttcaaatattactTGGAAAATCTCAAAGAGAAGGATAACTCACTCTATCAAAAGATATATAGGTGATCTGCACCTAAACATCAATCATGAGTTTATAGTTAAAAAAAACTCATGATTTATACGGTGAAGTACTTGCTTTTCATTATATATATCCTCATTTACCTGCacaaataagaatataaaaagttttttatattatataatttttatttaaaactgtgtatgatatatatatatatatatatatatatatatatatatatatatatatataatgtgtgaattTAAATATGCCATTACTATAAGAAAGTGTCATTAAGAACTTTAACTTACAAATGACACATGCAAAACTTTTTTCatacattcaaaataataaagaatctAGAATGGAGGGTGCTTTGTATAATCATGGTTGAGAGATTATCTTAAGATATCCTAACGAGATCCTAACGTTCGTTGAATTTCTTTTTGTCAGAAAGTTAAGTATAAAGAAACTTCTATTATACCAACAGGGCAGTGGCGGTGAAACcaaaaatttcattaataatgttcaagatttaatatatatatatatatgaacgaTAAGAGGGATGGCCTTGGctcagcggtaagcttgcttaccgtggtgtgccagggtcGGGGGTTCGAAACGCCCCTCCAGCGAAGCTGGGGTGAGGGCGCGGAGGTCAGGCCCAGAGTGGTCcccccctccccgacacctacggagtaggtatgaaccggATCGTCCCTTTATATGAACGATAACTTTTAGCCTATATATTTCATACAATTCTTCATATACATATTACCTAATCAATATGTGGCTACGCTACTGGTTATGGGTTCAATTACCAAGTAggacaaataattttaaattcttttgatgatattttaactttttattgacACCCACTATATATCTTGATTTGATCGATCTTTTGTATCGGAACAAACAAATTCAatgattttctatattttatttatttcttttttatttcttattgaatttttccCCACATATTTGCCGCATGAGAAAATCATGTCCAGGAAACTCAGTAAAATGATCTAGTAACTTTGGTAGAAGGAATGCTCTCCTATATTTTGATAGTTAGGAAAGCACATATAACAATAAGTAGAGTGTTTATTAAAACACAAGACTCGActgcaataaaaaaaaaaatcatatctaaTCAAAACTATTGAAACTATTATTGTTCTGGCCATATTGTGACAACCTTAACTATTTGGTGTAGTAGCAATAATGACAACATGAggagtcttgatcttgaacttttgaTTTCTCATTTCACCTCCAACACCCAAACTTCTCTTCATGGTTCCTTGAGTTTTCCTTTTCTTGTTCATCTTTCTTATATCAACCTTTAATTTCTTGCCTCCATTGAATCTTCATAATTCATATTCTTGCCAGTTCAAGTGAAGTTTGAGTGGCTATATTCATGTGCTATGCCAAAAATAGGGGGAAGGAGAGAGCTTGAGCAAAAGAATGAAAACTATATATCATAGCACATGCTAATAAATTTGTTATTTCTGACATTTTATAGCAACCAAAGGTATATTGCTGAGGTTTCTCTGTAACCCTTGATTAGGCTGGCGAATAACATTTGAGGTATATGAGGATCAATCGATCATAACATGAGGCGGAAAATGAAGGAGGCATACTTGTCTCATTCATAGGGAAATAGACACGCAATTTTGTTCAATCCCGGAATTATTTTTTACCCCCATCTTATCACGCACCTTCACCGATTATTCTtccacaaaaagataaaaataacaaaGTTATAACAAATTAACCACCTCTCCAATTAGAGGTGAACACCTCACCACCCTACCTCCAACCCTACACCACCACCAACCCATGTGTACCCCTACCCTCacctttctcatattttatttcctttcttaACTAATtcataaaagacaaaaaaaaaaaagatatacagTACACCAATATACACTACCCAAAGGGAACCTTCCACAGAATTTCCATTCCATACCTTTTACACAATACATGATATATACACACAGGATACAATTCCActcatattttttacaattttacaCACATACAGAGAATTCTCTACACACTCACAAACCTTCTCCATTATTCCATTGAACAGTAAACACACACACATTTTCATGAATTGAGCATCACATATACACACACCATCACATGTAGAGGGAGCACAATATATCCATACAGATAATCACTCACTCACTGGTATGGATGAGAGATAAACACCCCAGACGGGAATCCACACACAGCAACAACAAATTTCATGCACACACAGCTGCCAGACCCGATCAGAAAGAGGGAGAGAGATGCGAGAGAGTAATGGATGAAGAGAGAGAAGAGTGAAACAGAATTAATCGAAGAGAGTGACCTTTCTGGCGAGTTCACCAAAACTTGACCCGTCCTCCTCAGATTTTGTCatgtacacgaactctagtttagtcacccttattttagaaggGGGAGCCGTCGGACGTATGGAGTGGGTAGAAAGGTCTCGCAGGTAGTATCGACCATATGCTAcctcgaacagccttgttagtgaactccAGCGTAGGTCCGCCTTTAGATCATGCTTATCTGCATTATATTGAAACCTAGCAGGACCCgtttggtcctttgtaggagactcacccctaaagcattctatgtgctaattgttgcatctttgagagTTACAGGATCATTCAATgaactgatttggggaaagcatgtgctagaattaaagaaaatgtGTAGGCAagaaaaactttgaaaaaaaaaaaaagaaaaaagagaaaaggtgatTCAAAACAGAGTTTCGTaatttttagggttctttatggcttttgttttacataattcaaaatttaaaaaaaaaaaaaagat
Coding sequences within:
- the LOC107876332 gene encoding putative NAC domain-containing protein 94, producing MLSLGFRFHPTDEELINYLKNVVLHGMLPPRDFIKVADLFEDLEPWEIMAGSEEQTHYFLSQLKRFKNSTKKFSRTVGKGTWKGQNSGNPIEDNGLKKNTTIGYKRNEYFRKSSKNYTFVICKIKEKKKNKGEEVDDEFIDYVLESIPDNHQLITNDDDNQFAVNYEVMRTITLHEDYGGGVEDFNGIDHLLLGVEDINDENCCIDYDELLEIIG